The Peribacillus simplex genome contains a region encoding:
- a CDS encoding metal ABC transporter ATP-binding protein, with amino-acid sequence MNLAALKVENLTIAYHKKPVVEDVSFEVPEGNLIGIIGPNGAGKSTLIKGILELIPKISGQITIKGSTYKSMRKSIGYVPQRESVDWDFPTNALDVVMMGRYGHLGWLKRPGKSERQKGMECLEKVGMAEYANRQISQLSGGQQQRIFLARALAQEADIYFMDEPFVGVDAATEKAIIQLLMELKEKGKTVLVVHHDLSTVKEYFDWTMLLNKKVMKIGPTEEVFIPEHLQATYGGRLAILSDTKSGLLLK; translated from the coding sequence ATGAATCTAGCAGCTTTGAAGGTCGAAAATTTAACGATTGCTTATCATAAGAAGCCGGTTGTCGAAGATGTCTCATTTGAGGTGCCGGAAGGGAATTTAATCGGTATCATTGGCCCCAATGGAGCAGGGAAGTCCACATTGATAAAGGGGATACTCGAATTGATCCCCAAGATATCGGGGCAAATCACAATAAAGGGTTCCACTTATAAATCGATGAGGAAGAGTATCGGCTATGTACCACAACGGGAGTCAGTGGATTGGGATTTTCCGACCAACGCACTCGATGTCGTGATGATGGGCAGATATGGTCATCTCGGATGGCTGAAGCGACCAGGTAAGTCCGAAAGGCAGAAGGGGATGGAGTGCCTGGAAAAGGTGGGGATGGCTGAATATGCTAACCGCCAGATCAGCCAGCTATCAGGTGGACAGCAGCAACGGATATTCCTTGCACGTGCATTGGCACAGGAAGCGGACATTTATTTTATGGATGAACCGTTCGTAGGGGTGGATGCCGCAACAGAGAAAGCGATCATACAATTGCTGATGGAATTGAAGGAAAAAGGCAAAACCGTTCTGGTTGTGCACCATGATCTCTCGACCGTGAAGGAATATTTCGACTGGACGATGTTATTGAATAAAAAGGTGATGAAAATAGGTCCGACGGAAGAAGTGTTCATTCCCGAACACTTACAGGCAACATATGGAGGCCGCCTAGCGATACTATCAGACACGAAGTCCGGCCTTTTATTAAAATGA
- a CDS encoding metal ABC transporter solute-binding protein, Zn/Mn family codes for MGFLKSIGGVLAALLMLTGCGNDTAESDKGNGKLNVVTTTGMIGDLVENIGGKQVEVTSLMGPGVDPHLYKATQGDVKTLDSADMIFYNGVHLEGKMTDIFEMMSKDKPTIPVTEDFNENQLRKVSATEHDPHVWFDVKLWIVAAEAVKKELIANDPDHEAEFRANYEEYVLQLEELDKYVQDEINKIPKDQRVLVTAHDAFGYYGQSYGLDVRGLQGINTLSEYGSKDVTDMRNYLVENKIKAIFIESSVPRKAIEAVIQGAGKQGHKVEIGGELFSDAMGEKGTEEGTYIGMVRHNTDTIVRALK; via the coding sequence ATGGGTTTTCTGAAATCTATTGGGGGCGTGCTTGCTGCATTGCTGATGTTAACGGGGTGCGGCAATGATACGGCCGAAAGTGATAAAGGCAATGGCAAGCTGAATGTCGTTACAACAACGGGAATGATTGGAGATTTGGTTGAGAATATCGGCGGTAAACAAGTCGAGGTCACCAGTTTAATGGGTCCGGGGGTCGACCCCCATCTATATAAAGCGACACAGGGTGATGTTAAGACACTGGATTCGGCTGATATGATTTTTTATAACGGTGTGCATCTTGAAGGGAAAATGACGGATATATTTGAAATGATGAGCAAGGATAAACCGACGATTCCCGTAACGGAGGACTTCAATGAGAACCAACTTCGCAAAGTGAGTGCAACGGAACATGATCCCCACGTATGGTTTGATGTAAAGCTTTGGATCGTTGCGGCGGAGGCTGTTAAGAAAGAATTGATTGCCAATGATCCGGACCATGAAGCGGAGTTTCGTGCAAATTATGAAGAGTACGTTCTGCAATTGGAGGAACTTGATAAATATGTTCAAGATGAAATTAATAAAATACCAAAAGATCAACGGGTGCTCGTTACAGCGCATGATGCTTTTGGGTACTACGGTCAGTCATACGGCCTTGACGTAAGAGGGCTCCAAGGGATCAATACATTATCGGAATATGGATCAAAAGATGTGACGGATATGCGGAATTATCTTGTGGAGAACAAAATTAAAGCGATTTTCATTGAGTCAAGTGTACCAAGGAAGGCCATCGAGGCTGTCATTCAAGGAGCAGGTAAGCAGGGTCATAAGGTGGAAATCGGCGGTGAATTGTTCTCGGATGCCATGGGTGAAAAGGGGACGGAAGAAGGAACGTATATCGGAATGGTCCGTCATAATACCGACACCATCGTCCGTGCTTTGAAATAA
- a CDS encoding LacI family DNA-binding transcriptional regulator, translating to MTNIKEIAQSAGVSVSTVSRVLNDHPYVSPDKRKSVLEAIDRLNYTRNINAIHLSKGKTNLIGVIIPFNNHPYYGAIVNGITKQANAIGCHIVIFQTNYDREKEIQAFNMLQMKQLDGIIVCSRISEMKILLDYQKYGPIILCEDTAQAEFSSISIDHYAAFSCALEYVIAKGYKKIGYSLGRKKSRNSSHRTKAFNDIMGKHQLINNKEWLFEGSYHIKDGEQLFQEWNSMIDKPEAIIITNDDTAAGFILTAKKSGIRVPEDVAILGFNNDSLSEMLDITTISLPLEWIGKMAVDLFENPEEVKHVKLDYALIKRKTV from the coding sequence ATGACAAATATTAAAGAAATAGCTCAATCTGCCGGTGTATCCGTCTCAACAGTGTCCCGGGTATTGAATGATCATCCATATGTAAGCCCCGATAAAAGAAAGAGCGTCTTAGAAGCCATCGATCGTTTGAATTATACGAGAAACATAAACGCCATTCATCTTTCAAAAGGTAAAACGAATCTTATCGGTGTCATCATCCCCTTCAACAATCACCCATATTACGGGGCAATCGTTAACGGAATCACTAAACAGGCAAATGCAATTGGCTGCCATATCGTCATCTTTCAAACAAATTATGACAGAGAGAAAGAAATCCAGGCTTTTAATATGCTGCAAATGAAGCAGCTCGATGGCATTATCGTTTGTTCAAGGATTTCGGAAATGAAAATCCTTTTGGATTATCAAAAATACGGACCGATTATTTTATGTGAAGATACAGCCCAGGCTGAATTCTCATCCATCAGCATTGATCATTATGCAGCTTTCTCCTGTGCCCTTGAGTACGTGATTGCTAAAGGATATAAGAAAATCGGATACAGCCTCGGCCGTAAAAAGAGCAGAAATAGTTCCCACCGTACAAAGGCCTTTAACGATATCATGGGTAAACATCAACTGATAAACAATAAAGAATGGCTGTTTGAAGGCAGTTATCACATCAAAGACGGTGAACAATTGTTTCAGGAATGGAATTCGATGATAGATAAACCTGAAGCCATCATCATCACGAATGATGACACGGCGGCAGGCTTCATTCTTACCGCCAAGAAATCGGGTATTAGGGTCCCGGAAGATGTGGCCATTCTCGGTTTCAATAATGATAGCCTGAGCGAAATGCTCGACATCACGACCATTTCCTTACCGCTGGAATGGATTGGGAAAATGGCAGTGGACCTATTTGAGAATCCTGAAGAGGTCAAACATGTAAAACTGGACTACGCCCTTATAAAAAGGAAGACCGTATAG
- a CDS encoding amino acid permease produces MSNSQSASSPTELKRSLKARHLMMISLGGTIGTGLFLASGGAIHSAGPGGALVAYAVIGIMVYYLMTSLAEMAAFMPVAGSFRVYASKFVDPSFGFAIGWNYWYNWAITIAAELAAVVLIMKFWFPDSPSFIWSAIALITMFLINYMSVKGFGETEFWFAMIKVVTVVIFLITGVLIILGIMGGNDPIGFSNFTMGEGPFNGGFFTILGVFMAAGFSFQGTELLGVTAGESEDPEKNIPKAIRSVFWRILLFYILAIFVIGMIIPFTDSRLLSQDVAVSPFTLVFERAGLAFAASIMNAIILSSVLSAGNSGMYASTRMLWDLARDGKAPKFLGKLDKRGVPVNALIVTSLVGCVAFLASFFGDGVVYIWLLNASGMAGFVTWVGIAIAHYRFRKAYAAQGLDINDLPFRAKGFPFGPIFALVLCIIIIIGQGYQAFSSDGIDWNSMFVSYIGLILFFVLWFGYKIKHKTKIIPLEKCDLKSK; encoded by the coding sequence TTGTCAAATTCACAATCAGCATCAAGCCCTACTGAACTGAAAAGGAGCCTGAAAGCGCGTCATTTAATGATGATTTCATTAGGTGGAACGATTGGAACAGGTTTATTTTTAGCAAGTGGCGGTGCCATTCATTCAGCCGGTCCCGGCGGTGCCTTGGTGGCATACGCGGTCATCGGCATCATGGTATATTACTTAATGACAAGTCTTGCAGAAATGGCAGCGTTCATGCCAGTGGCCGGTTCGTTCCGTGTCTATGCATCCAAATTCGTCGATCCGTCTTTCGGTTTTGCGATTGGCTGGAACTACTGGTATAACTGGGCAATCACCATTGCCGCCGAATTGGCAGCCGTTGTCTTAATTATGAAGTTCTGGTTCCCGGATAGCCCTTCATTTATCTGGAGTGCCATTGCGTTAATCACTATGTTTCTTATCAATTACATGTCAGTTAAAGGTTTCGGGGAAACGGAATTCTGGTTTGCCATGATCAAAGTCGTGACAGTCGTCATTTTCTTGATTACGGGTGTTCTGATCATTCTCGGAATCATGGGTGGGAATGACCCAATTGGTTTTTCCAATTTCACAATGGGCGAAGGTCCCTTTAACGGAGGGTTCTTCACGATTCTTGGCGTATTCATGGCTGCCGGCTTTTCATTCCAAGGAACGGAATTGCTTGGAGTGACTGCTGGTGAAAGTGAAGATCCAGAAAAAAATATCCCTAAAGCGATCAGATCCGTTTTCTGGCGCATCCTCTTGTTCTATATCCTTGCAATTTTCGTTATTGGAATGATCATTCCGTTTACGGATTCACGTTTATTGAGTCAAGATGTTGCCGTAAGTCCATTCACGCTTGTATTTGAACGTGCCGGCCTTGCATTTGCTGCATCCATCATGAACGCGATCATTTTATCATCCGTACTCTCTGCAGGTAACTCTGGCATGTACGCTTCAACCCGTATGCTATGGGACTTGGCACGTGACGGGAAAGCACCGAAATTCCTAGGCAAGTTAGATAAAAGAGGCGTACCTGTGAATGCACTTATCGTGACTTCATTAGTTGGCTGCGTTGCATTCTTAGCTTCATTTTTCGGTGATGGCGTCGTTTATATCTGGTTATTGAATGCTTCAGGGATGGCAGGATTCGTCACCTGGGTCGGGATTGCGATTGCCCATTATCGGTTCCGCAAAGCCTACGCTGCACAAGGTCTTGATATCAATGATTTACCATTCCGTGCAAAAGGCTTCCCATTCGGGCCTATATTCGCACTTGTCCTATGCATTATCATTATTATCGGACAAGGCTATCAAGCTTTCAGCAGCGATGGGATTGACTGGAATTCAATGTTTGTTTCGTACATTGGCTTAATTTTATTTTTCGTCCTATGGTTCGGATATAAAATCAAGCATAAAACGAAAATCATTCCCCTCGAGAAATGTGACCTTAAATCAAAATAA
- a CDS encoding glycoside hydrolase family 13 protein translates to MDKAWWKEAVVYQVYPRSFMDSDGDGIGDINGILMKLDYLQELGVNVIWLSPVYQSPNDDNGYDISDYKSIMTEFGTMADFDRLLKAVHERGMKIMMDLVVNHSSDEHPWFKESRSSKDNPKRDYYIWKPGRNGKEPNNWESIFKGSAWEYDEGTDEYYLHLFSRKQPDLNWENPKLREEIYSIMTWWLDKGVDGFRMDVINFLSKDQSYSDGTVHHEKQYGDGSPFFLNGPRIHEFLQEINQRALSGHDVITVGEMPGVTPEEAQLFTGKDRGELHMVFQFEHMDLGSGPAGKWSNDKWKLTDLKRILSKWQTGLEGDGWNSLYWNNHDQPRIVSRFGNDGKYRIESAKMLAACLHMLQGTPYIYQGEELGMTNVAFESIDDYRDIETLNSYEELVKTQGWSKERMMSAIHARSRDNARTPIQWNDSRNAGFTKGTPWIKVNPNFPEINAENAYNDPNSIFHFYKKLIQLRKKHEVVVYGSFELLCPDDERIFAYTRSFEEEKLLVLCNFKEEQASYTLPEELHAYSATRLIGNYDQEEEGISSKPLRPYECRVYHLK, encoded by the coding sequence ATGGACAAAGCATGGTGGAAAGAGGCAGTTGTGTATCAAGTGTATCCAAGGAGTTTTATGGATAGTGATGGAGATGGGATAGGGGATATAAACGGGATTTTGATGAAGCTCGATTATTTACAAGAGCTGGGTGTGAATGTGATATGGCTATCCCCTGTTTATCAATCTCCCAATGATGACAATGGATACGATATCAGTGATTATAAATCAATCATGACTGAATTCGGAACCATGGCTGATTTCGATAGGTTATTGAAGGCGGTTCATGAACGTGGAATGAAGATCATGATGGACCTGGTGGTCAACCATTCTTCTGATGAACATCCGTGGTTCAAGGAATCCCGATCCTCTAAAGATAATCCGAAACGTGATTATTATATTTGGAAACCTGGCAGGAATGGAAAAGAACCAAATAATTGGGAGTCCATTTTTAAAGGTTCAGCATGGGAATATGATGAAGGAACGGATGAATATTATTTACATTTATTCAGCAGGAAACAACCGGATTTAAACTGGGAGAATCCTAAGCTCCGTGAAGAAATCTACAGCATCATGACTTGGTGGCTGGATAAAGGTGTCGATGGCTTCCGGATGGATGTCATCAACTTCCTTTCAAAAGATCAAAGCTACTCAGATGGAACCGTTCATCATGAGAAACAGTATGGCGATGGAAGCCCCTTTTTCCTGAATGGCCCGCGCATACATGAGTTTTTGCAGGAAATCAATCAACGGGCACTTTCTGGACATGACGTGATCACGGTTGGGGAGATGCCAGGCGTCACACCGGAGGAGGCGCAATTGTTCACAGGTAAAGATCGTGGTGAGCTACATATGGTCTTTCAATTCGAACATATGGATTTGGGGAGCGGACCAGCAGGGAAATGGAGTAATGATAAGTGGAAGCTTACCGATTTAAAGCGAATTCTTTCCAAGTGGCAGACTGGTTTGGAGGGGGATGGCTGGAACAGTTTATACTGGAACAACCATGATCAGCCCCGGATTGTCTCAAGGTTTGGTAATGATGGAAAGTATCGTATTGAAAGCGCAAAGATGCTTGCAGCTTGCCTTCATATGCTTCAAGGGACACCCTATATATATCAAGGGGAAGAACTGGGCATGACCAATGTGGCATTTGAAAGCATCGATGATTACCGGGATATCGAAACATTGAATTCATATGAAGAACTCGTCAAAACGCAAGGCTGGTCAAAAGAGAGGATGATGTCAGCCATCCACGCCCGCAGTAGGGATAATGCGAGGACACCGATTCAGTGGAATGACTCCCGGAACGCAGGATTCACCAAAGGGACTCCTTGGATTAAGGTTAATCCCAATTTTCCCGAGATTAATGCAGAAAATGCCTATAATGATCCGAATTCCATTTTTCATTTTTATAAAAAGCTTATCCAATTACGCAAGAAACATGAAGTCGTCGTTTATGGAAGTTTTGAACTGCTATGTCCGGATGATGAACGAATATTTGCCTACACGAGATCGTTTGAAGAAGAAAAGCTGTTGGTGCTATGCAACTTTAAAGAAGAGCAGGCATCCTATACTTTGCCTGAAGAGCTGCATGCATATTCAGCCACAAGGCTGATCGGCAATTATGATCAGGAGGAAGAAGGAATCTCCAGCAAACCGCTGCGTCCATATGAATGCCGTGTTTATCATTTGAAATGA
- a CDS encoding Ger(x)C family spore germination protein, whose protein sequence is MKIRLLFITLAGFLMTACGVEKQILEDILIAEVVGYDDAEDKKVKGTVVVSVPQPGEEANLGKEVYEAVSHDIKAARQQENAKTPFPIVGGRLTVILYGEELASKGLNDYVDTYRRDPMVGRDLYLAVVHGKAEDVVKMEPKLIKTPGVQVKELIEQNIRTNLPDADLHRYLYACHGKGIDPVLPLLETAGDQIRIKGIALFKKDRYIGKYIPYEEGLLFKVLTENFKMGSYEIKWKENDFTDINNVESRVDYHISNANHDPKVRIEVKLKASLLEVQGYDLGKAVDLNKIEARAEHVIGKKLNEMVTMFQENNIDPIAIGDHAKSKTRNFDQTHWEKAYPYIPIEVDLDIEMIQTGIAE, encoded by the coding sequence ATGAAAATCCGACTTCTTTTTATAACATTGGCAGGTTTCTTGATGACGGCTTGCGGCGTGGAAAAACAAATATTAGAAGATATTTTAATTGCTGAAGTCGTGGGTTATGATGATGCCGAAGATAAAAAAGTCAAAGGTACGGTCGTTGTCAGCGTTCCTCAGCCTGGTGAGGAAGCAAATCTAGGTAAAGAAGTATATGAAGCGGTCTCCCATGATATAAAGGCAGCCCGCCAGCAGGAAAATGCAAAAACACCATTCCCGATTGTCGGTGGGAGACTGACGGTCATTCTCTATGGTGAAGAATTGGCAAGCAAGGGGTTGAATGATTATGTCGATACATATAGGCGGGACCCAATGGTGGGAAGGGATTTGTATTTAGCGGTCGTTCATGGCAAAGCGGAGGATGTAGTTAAAATGGAGCCGAAGTTGATTAAAACTCCAGGGGTTCAAGTGAAAGAGCTGATCGAACAGAATATCAGGACTAATTTGCCTGATGCGGATCTCCACAGGTATTTATATGCGTGTCATGGTAAAGGAATCGACCCGGTCTTGCCCTTATTGGAAACGGCAGGGGACCAAATACGGATAAAAGGGATCGCCTTGTTTAAAAAGGACCGTTATATTGGTAAATATATTCCTTATGAGGAAGGGCTTTTATTTAAAGTCCTTACTGAAAACTTTAAGATGGGGAGTTATGAAATTAAATGGAAGGAAAATGACTTTACAGATATCAATAACGTGGAGTCACGTGTCGATTATCATATTTCGAATGCAAACCATGACCCCAAGGTCAGGATTGAAGTGAAATTAAAAGCGAGTCTGCTGGAGGTCCAAGGCTATGACTTGGGCAAAGCGGTCGACCTGAATAAAATAGAGGCCAGGGCCGAGCATGTCATTGGGAAAAAATTAAATGAGATGGTAACCATGTTTCAGGAGAACAATATCGATCCGATTGCAATCGGTGATCACGCTAAAAGTAAAACAAGAAACTTTGATCAGACACATTGGGAGAAGGCATATCCCTATATTCCAATCGAGGTGGATCTGGATATTGAAATGATTCAAACGGGAATAGCTGAATAA
- a CDS encoding GerAB/ArcD/ProY family transporter: MEVKPNETKLISPFFVFFLMPGMQIGVGILGFERVIAKEAGQDAWLSVLISGMIINVLLWMCFKLLGRGPQTLDIVAIHKDLFGKWVGNALNILFILYFIMISIILIRTYLEVIQVWMFPGVNILMLITIILILVYSFVEGGFRVITGFCIIGLIIGSPLFLLNYFPLKYSHFENLGPFLDHSFLEIMNACKKMTLNYLGFELLLIYYPFIKNREKSQKWAHLGVVFTMVIYLVSIIVSLAYYHQDQLKDVIWATLTLWKIVDLPFIERFEYIGISVWLFMVLPNVCIGVWAASRTAKRVFGLRQKKMLVLILLIILVSCILLDNRYRIDKFNTISSEIGFYIVYLYLPLLFIWQSIVYKVRGHKS, encoded by the coding sequence ATGGAAGTCAAACCGAATGAAACTAAACTAATATCTCCATTTTTTGTTTTTTTCCTCATGCCCGGCATGCAGATTGGGGTAGGGATATTGGGGTTTGAACGGGTCATAGCGAAAGAGGCTGGTCAAGACGCATGGTTATCTGTCCTCATATCAGGGATGATCATAAATGTTCTGCTTTGGATGTGTTTCAAGCTTTTAGGCAGGGGTCCCCAAACACTTGATATAGTCGCCATCCACAAGGATTTGTTCGGTAAATGGGTCGGAAATGCTTTGAATATTTTATTCATCCTCTACTTCATAATGATCTCCATCATTCTTATCAGGACTTATTTAGAAGTCATTCAGGTTTGGATGTTCCCTGGTGTTAATATCCTGATGCTAATAACCATCATTCTTATTCTCGTGTATAGTTTTGTGGAGGGAGGGTTCAGGGTCATCACCGGTTTTTGCATAATCGGGCTTATTATCGGGTCGCCATTATTCCTTTTGAATTATTTCCCATTGAAGTACTCCCACTTTGAAAATTTGGGTCCTTTTCTTGATCATTCCTTTTTGGAAATCATGAATGCCTGTAAGAAAATGACCCTGAATTACCTTGGTTTTGAATTACTCCTCATTTATTACCCTTTCATTAAAAACCGTGAAAAATCACAAAAGTGGGCCCACTTAGGGGTGGTTTTTACTATGGTGATATATTTAGTATCCATCATTGTTTCATTAGCCTACTATCATCAAGATCAACTGAAAGATGTAATATGGGCAACTTTGACGTTATGGAAAATTGTAGATCTTCCATTCATTGAAAGGTTCGAATACATAGGGATTTCCGTTTGGCTGTTTATGGTGCTGCCGAATGTTTGCATAGGGGTTTGGGCAGCGAGCAGGACAGCAAAAAGAGTATTTGGACTAAGGCAGAAAAAGATGCTGGTCTTGATTCTGTTAATCATTTTAGTTTCCTGCATTTTATTGGATAACCGCTATAGAATCGATAAGTTTAACACGATCAGTTCGGAAATTGGTTTTTATATCGTTTATTTGTATCTTCCTCTCTTATTCATATGGCAGTCGATTGTCTATAAAGTCAGGGGGCATAAATCATGA